Proteins co-encoded in one Vibrio aquimaris genomic window:
- a CDS encoding 4-phosphoerythronate dehydrogenase yields MKILIDENMPYAEQLFSQLGEVVLKPGRTLTADDLIDVDALMIRSVTQINQSLLSKANKLRFVGTATAGMDHVDKALLDEKGIVFTAAPGCNKVGVAEYVVSVIMVLAQQHGFSIFDKTVGIVGAGQVGSYLQKCLQGIGVKVLVNDPPKEKEGDSRAFTPFEQLIEQADIITVHTPIVRDGENPTYHLFDKDVLDKLRGNQILINAARGPVVDNTALKARLIKQDGFIAALDVFEFEPEVDMDLLPLLAFATPHIAGYGLEGKARGTTMIFNRYCEFLNDDLRAHENKLLPNAPVPELVLDREWDEAVLHNLTQLVYDVRKDDALFRREIDNQGAFDKMRKHYWNRREYSAVTLRGSIEANLGPLAELGFKIEVRSQ; encoded by the coding sequence ATGAAAATCCTCATAGATGAAAATATGCCTTATGCTGAGCAATTGTTCAGTCAATTAGGAGAAGTTGTTTTAAAACCGGGTCGTACATTGACTGCAGATGATCTGATCGATGTTGATGCGCTTATGATTCGTTCGGTCACTCAAATTAATCAATCACTATTATCCAAGGCAAATAAGCTTCGATTTGTTGGCACTGCCACTGCGGGTATGGACCATGTTGACAAAGCCTTACTTGATGAAAAAGGTATTGTCTTTACTGCTGCTCCTGGATGTAACAAAGTTGGAGTCGCAGAGTATGTGGTGAGTGTCATTATGGTGCTTGCCCAGCAGCACGGGTTTTCTATATTCGATAAAACGGTTGGAATTGTTGGGGCCGGTCAAGTGGGTAGCTACTTACAAAAATGCCTCCAAGGGATAGGGGTTAAGGTACTTGTCAATGATCCTCCTAAGGAGAAAGAAGGGGATTCCCGTGCATTTACGCCATTTGAGCAGTTAATTGAACAAGCTGATATCATTACTGTCCATACACCCATAGTGCGTGATGGTGAAAACCCGACTTATCACCTGTTCGATAAGGATGTATTGGATAAACTCCGAGGCAACCAAATTTTAATCAACGCTGCTCGGGGACCTGTGGTTGATAACACCGCGTTGAAAGCACGTTTGATTAAACAAGACGGCTTTATAGCTGCTCTTGATGTATTTGAGTTTGAACCAGAGGTAGATATGGACCTACTACCTTTACTCGCATTTGCAACTCCTCATATTGCTGGATATGGACTCGAGGGTAAAGCTCGCGGCACAACTATGATTTTTAATCGCTATTGTGAATTTTTGAATGACGATTTGCGTGCACATGAAAATAAGCTGTTGCCTAACGCGCCTGTGCCTGAATTAGTTCTCGATCGGGAATGGGATGAAGCAGTTTTACATAATTTAACTCAGCTTGTTTATGATGTGCGTAAGGATGATGCTCTATTTCGTCGTGAGATTGATAACCAAGGGGCCTTTGATAAAATGCGGAAACACTATTGGAACCGCAGAGAATACAGTGCAGTAACGCTACGAGGCAGCATAGAAGCGAACCTTGGGCCGCTAGCAGAACTAGGTTTTAAAATTGAGGTAAGAAGTCAATGA
- a CDS encoding aspartate-semialdehyde dehydrogenase, with translation MSQKYNVAILGATGAVGETILEVLQERKFPVGDIFLLASERSEGKTYRFNGKTVQVENVENFDWSQAHIGLFSAGGDLSAKWAPIAADDGVIVIDNTSNFRYDYDVPLVVPEVNPEAIAEFRNRNIIANPNCSTIQMLVALKPIQDAVGIERINVSTYQSVSGAGKSGVDELAGQTAKLLNGMPAENEQFSQQIAFNCLPQIDKFMDNGYTKEEMKMVWETQKIFNDSTIMVNPTCVRVPVFYGHAEAVHIETRSPIDAQEVVNLLEQTEGIEVFHGADFPTQVRDGGGKDHVMVGRIRNDISHHSGINLWVVADNVRKGAATNAVQIAEVLIRDYY, from the coding sequence ATGAGCCAAAAATATAACGTTGCCATTTTAGGCGCTACTGGTGCAGTAGGTGAAACCATTTTGGAAGTACTCCAAGAGCGTAAATTTCCTGTTGGCGATATTTTTCTTTTAGCAAGTGAGCGCAGTGAAGGTAAAACTTATCGTTTTAACGGTAAAACAGTGCAAGTTGAAAATGTAGAAAACTTCGACTGGTCTCAAGCTCATATTGGCTTATTCTCCGCAGGTGGGGACTTGTCTGCAAAATGGGCGCCGATTGCAGCAGATGACGGTGTGATTGTTATAGATAATACATCTAACTTTCGCTACGACTATGATGTCCCGCTCGTGGTGCCTGAAGTGAACCCAGAGGCGATTGCGGAGTTTCGTAATCGTAATATTATTGCCAACCCAAATTGTTCTACGATTCAAATGCTCGTTGCTCTGAAACCGATCCAAGATGCGGTTGGTATAGAGCGGATCAACGTGTCTACATACCAATCCGTTTCTGGTGCCGGTAAATCAGGAGTCGACGAACTTGCTGGTCAAACGGCAAAGCTTCTCAATGGTATGCCAGCGGAAAATGAACAATTTTCTCAGCAGATAGCTTTTAACTGCCTTCCTCAAATCGATAAGTTTATGGATAACGGCTACACCAAAGAAGAAATGAAAATGGTGTGGGAAACGCAAAAGATTTTCAACGACTCAACAATCATGGTAAATCCTACTTGTGTTCGTGTTCCCGTATTTTATGGGCATGCGGAAGCGGTTCATATCGAAACTCGTTCTCCAATTGATGCCCAAGAAGTTGTTAACTTACTGGAACAAACAGAAGGTATTGAAGTATTTCACGGTGCAGATTTTCCTACCCAAGTAAGAGATGGCGGAGGTAAAGACCATGTCATGGTTGGTCGGATTCGCAATGACATTAGTCATCATAGCGGGATTAATCTTTGGGTGGTTGCTGATAATGTACGTAAAGGTGCTGCGACCAACGCAGTCCAGATTGCCGAAGTATTAATTCGGGATTATTACTAA